Proteins from a single region of Harpia harpyja isolate bHarHar1 chromosome 14, bHarHar1 primary haplotype, whole genome shotgun sequence:
- the TEX9 gene encoding testis-expressed protein 9 isoform X8 — MQEELNSVVCECRKKDDENQNLKTRLKSTEEENTRLQRTINMQHSQTEKYKMLSQEANKKSEGLQQEVIALEKELENLKRVQKQAAIGQSATEVRLNRALEEAERYKVELNKLKQSNKDVANQELKTIEELKTENKKLQKQKGELMTGFKKQLKLIDILKRQKMHIEAAKMLSFTEEEFMKALEWGNY, encoded by the exons ATGCAGGAAGAGCTGAATAGTGTCGTGTGTGAATGCAGGAAAAAG GATGatgaaaatcagaatttaaaaactCGGCTTAAAagtactgaagaagaaaacaccaGACTGCAACGAACAATCAATATGCAACATTCTCAGACTGAAAAGTACAAAATGTTGTcacaagaagcaaacaaaaaaagtgaagggCTACAACAAGAGGTCATTGCGCTAGAAAAG GAATTGGAGAATCTAAAGCGGGTACAAAAGCAGGCTGCAATTGGTCAGAGTGCAACAGAGGTTCGCTTAAACAGGGCCCTGGAAGAAGCAGAAAGGTATAAAGTGGAGCTGAATAAACTGAAGCAAAGTAACAAG GATGTAGCTAACCAAGAACTCAAAACAATTGaagaattaaaaacagaaaacaagaaactgcagaaacaaaaaggagAGCTAATGACtggttttaaaaagcagttaaagtTAATTGATATTTTAAAGAGACAAAAG atgcaCATTGAAGCTGCTAAGATGCTTTCTTTTACTGAAGAGGAATTCATGAAAGCTCTTGAGTGGGGAAATTACTGA
- the TEX9 gene encoding testis-expressed protein 9 isoform X7: MPMAQSRPYSGSKGKRTTSSSKIRNVEVQSADDVAVLEDCMDFSLAKTISKIEEKLEKRGLPDCLDDDIIPSVGNEIGAEAQIRFLKAKLCVMQEELNSVVCECRKKDDENQNLKTRLKSTEEENTRLQRTINMQHSQTEKYKMLSQEANKKSEGLQQEVIALEKELENLKRVQKQAAIGQSATEVRLNRALEEAERYKVELNKLKQSNKDVANQELKTIEELKTENKKLQKQKGELMTGFKKQLKLIDILKRQKMHIEAAKMLSFTEEEFMKALEWGNY; the protein is encoded by the exons ATGCCCATGGCTCAGAGCAGACCATACTCTGGAAGTAAGGGAAAAAGAACAACTTCAAG ttcaaaAATAAGAAACGTGGAAGTACAAAGTGCTGATGATGTTGCAGTACTGGAGGATTGCATGgatttttctttagcaaaaacAATAAGCAAGATTGAAGAAAAACTAGAGAAAAGAGGCTTACCAGATTGTCTAGATGATGATATTATTCCAAGCGTTGGAAATGAAATTGGAGCAG AAGCTCAAATCAGATTTCTTAAGGCAAAGTTATGTGTTATGCAGGAAGAGCTGAATAGTGTCGTGTGTGAATGCAGGAAAAAG GATGatgaaaatcagaatttaaaaactCGGCTTAAAagtactgaagaagaaaacaccaGACTGCAACGAACAATCAATATGCAACATTCTCAGACTGAAAAGTACAAAATGTTGTcacaagaagcaaacaaaaaaagtgaagggCTACAACAAGAGGTCATTGCGCTAGAAAAG GAATTGGAGAATCTAAAGCGGGTACAAAAGCAGGCTGCAATTGGTCAGAGTGCAACAGAGGTTCGCTTAAACAGGGCCCTGGAAGAAGCAGAAAGGTATAAAGTGGAGCTGAATAAACTGAAGCAAAGTAACAAG GATGTAGCTAACCAAGAACTCAAAACAATTGaagaattaaaaacagaaaacaagaaactgcagaaacaaaaaggagAGCTAATGACtggttttaaaaagcagttaaagtTAATTGATATTTTAAAGAGACAAAAG atgcaCATTGAAGCTGCTAAGATGCTTTCTTTTACTGAAGAGGAATTCATGAAAGCTCTTGAGTGGGGAAATTACTGA
- the TEX9 gene encoding testis-expressed protein 9 isoform X6 has translation MRKIGGPLCPEVSSLTHLHAELANKKKRASMPMAQSRPYSGSKGKRTTSSSKIRNVEVQSADDVAVLEDCMDFSLAKTISKIEEKLEKRGLPDCLDDDIIPSVGNEIGAEAQIRFLKAKLCVMQEELNSVVCECRKKDDENQNLKTRLKSTEEENTRLQRTINMQHSQTEKYKMLSQEANKKSEGLQQEVIALEKELENLKRVQKQAAIGQSATEVRLNRALEEAERYKVELNKLKQSNKDVANQELKTIEELKTENKKLQKQKGELMTGFKKQLKLIDILKRQKMHIEAAKMLSFTEEEFMKALEWGNY, from the exons aggtCCACTCTGTCCTGAAGTTTCATCTCTTACACACTTACATGCTGAG CTAGCAAACAAGAAGAAACGTGCTTCCATGCCCATGGCTCAGAGCAGACCATACTCTGGAAGTAAGGGAAAAAGAACAACTTCAAG ttcaaaAATAAGAAACGTGGAAGTACAAAGTGCTGATGATGTTGCAGTACTGGAGGATTGCATGgatttttctttagcaaaaacAATAAGCAAGATTGAAGAAAAACTAGAGAAAAGAGGCTTACCAGATTGTCTAGATGATGATATTATTCCAAGCGTTGGAAATGAAATTGGAGCAG AAGCTCAAATCAGATTTCTTAAGGCAAAGTTATGTGTTATGCAGGAAGAGCTGAATAGTGTCGTGTGTGAATGCAGGAAAAAG GATGatgaaaatcagaatttaaaaactCGGCTTAAAagtactgaagaagaaaacaccaGACTGCAACGAACAATCAATATGCAACATTCTCAGACTGAAAAGTACAAAATGTTGTcacaagaagcaaacaaaaaaagtgaagggCTACAACAAGAGGTCATTGCGCTAGAAAAG GAATTGGAGAATCTAAAGCGGGTACAAAAGCAGGCTGCAATTGGTCAGAGTGCAACAGAGGTTCGCTTAAACAGGGCCCTGGAAGAAGCAGAAAGGTATAAAGTGGAGCTGAATAAACTGAAGCAAAGTAACAAG GATGTAGCTAACCAAGAACTCAAAACAATTGaagaattaaaaacagaaaacaagaaactgcagaaacaaaaaggagAGCTAATGACtggttttaaaaagcagttaaagtTAATTGATATTTTAAAGAGACAAAAG atgcaCATTGAAGCTGCTAAGATGCTTTCTTTTACTGAAGAGGAATTCATGAAAGCTCTTGAGTGGGGAAATTACTGA
- the MNS1 gene encoding meiosis-specific nuclear structural protein 1 codes for MAAGRAGRGGPAAPPPSCHPQASLQRGAGLAAAAAEAEERGGRRRAARLRAALEGERRLEEAALRAEESRKQRALQLEQEERLAAELARLNREKLKDEKMRQQVRENSLELRELEKKLKSAYLNKERAAQIAEKEAIQYEKMKCEREIAQKMKEEYERVIKEESSAELRRNKEKIMYQQELEKQLEEQERKKQDAYEEFLKEKLMIDEIVRKIYEEDEMEKQLKLDKMRATQTYIEEFKKEQAIWRRRKQEEMEEEHKKIMEFANIQRQREEDWMAKVQDAEEKKQRLQSMIAQNLEREQQKREELEQSRQELYLEEQAESERKKEMAEIEKRIKQRLDLRQTYEEQFALKKVVRQAMQEEEEAFRQQMLAKFAEDDRIEQMNAQKQRMKQLEHRRAVEKLIEDRHKQFIADKEHELEERQLEERRQENICAIVEEERQKLLKEHASKLLGYLPRGILKDEDDINMLGEEFRLAYQKRRGNAFSEKS; via the exons AtggcggccgggcgggcgggccgcggcggccccgcggcaCCGCCTCCCTCTTGTCATCCGCAGGCGTCCCTGcagcggggcgcggggctggcggcggccgcggcggaggCGGAGGAGCGTGGCGGGCGGCGGCGAGCTGCCAGGCTGCGGGCCGCGCTGGAGGGCGAGCGGCGGCTGGAGGAGGCCGCGCTGCGG gcagaagagagcagaaaacagagaGCGCTGCAGCTGGAGCAAGAAGAAAGGCTGGCGGCTGAGCTGGCGAGGCTGAACCGGGAGAAACTTAAAGATGAAAAGATGAGGCAACAAGTGAGAGAGAACAG tcTTGAACTTCGAGAGttagaaaaaaagctaaaatccGCTTATTTGAATAAAGAGCGAGCTGCACAGATTGCTGAAAAAGAAGCTATACAGTATGAGAAAATG aaATGTGAGCGTGAAATAGCCCAAAAGATGAAGGAAGAGTACGAAAGggtaataaaagaagaaagttctgCAGAACTGAGGcgaaacaaggagaaaataatgTACCAGCAAGAATTGGAGAAACAGCTTGAAGAACaagagaggaagaagcaggaTGCTTATGAAGAGTTTCTAAAAGAGAAACTCATGATTGATGAAATTGTAAGAAAGATCTATGAGGAAGATGAAAT GGAAAAACAACTGAAGTTAGATAAAATGAGAGCAACTCAGACATATattgaagaatttaaaaaagaacaagctaTCTGGAGGAGAAGGAAACAGGAAGAGATGGAAGAAGAACATAAGAAAATTATGGAGTTTGCCAACATTCAGCGACAAAGAGAAGAAGATTGGATGGCTAAAGTTCAAGACgctgaggagaaaaaacaaagacttCAAAGCATG ATTGCCCAGAATCTGGAAAGAGAACAACAGAAGCGTGAAGAACTGGAACAAAGCCGCCAAGAGCTGTATCTGGAAGAACAAGCAGagtcagaaaggaagaaggagatg GCAGaaattgaaaaaagaataaagcaacgCCTAGACTTAAGGCAAACATATGAAGAGCAATTTGCTTTAAAGAAGGTAGTGCGACAGGCTAtgcaagaagaggaagaagcctTCAGACAACAGATGTTGGCCAAGTTTGCAGAGGATGATCGCATTGAACAGATGAATGCTCagaaacaaagaatgaaacaGCTTGAACACAGAAGGGCTGTGGAAAAACTTATTGAAGACCGTCACAAACAGTTTATTGCAGATAAA GAGCATGAACTTGAAGAAAGACAGTTAGAGGAGAGAAGGCAAGAAAACATCTGTGCAATTGTTGAAGAAGAGAGACAGAAACTCTTGAAAGAGCATGCATCCAAATTATTGGGTTATCTTCCTCGA GGAATACTCAAAGACGAAGATGACATTAACATGCTTGGAGAGGAATTTAGATTGGCTTATCAGAAGAGAAGAGgtaatgcattttcagaaaagagcTGA